The Phragmites australis chromosome 15, lpPhrAust1.1, whole genome shotgun sequence genome window below encodes:
- the LOC133892066 gene encoding serine/threonine-protein kinase PBL27-like isoform X2 gives MDSCFPCLGGNKKKKPIEKPQIPPASDKAKLSSPSSVIKQDSLEVKKEATKKDIILSHGSEHYRIAAQTFTFRELVAATRNFRADCLLGEGGFGRVYKGYLESVNQVVAIKQLDRNGLQGNREFLVEVLMLSLLHHPNLVSLIGHCADGDQRLLVYEYMPLGSLEDHLHDPSPDKTRLDWNTRMKIAAGAAKGLEYLHDKANPPVIYRDLKCSNILLGVGYHPKLSDFGLAKLGPVGDKTHVSTRVMGTYGYCAPEYAMTGQLTLKSDIYSFGVVLLEIITGRRAIDNTRAAGEQNLVAWISAS, from the exons ATGGACAGCTGCTTCCCCTGCCTGGGTggaaacaagaagaagaagccgatAGAGAAGCCTCAGATCCCGCCCGCCTCAG ATAAAGCAAAATTGAGCTCGCCATCAAGTGTGATAAAGCAGGATTCGTTGGAGGTGAAGAAGGAAGCTACAAAGAAGGACATCATCTTGAGCCATGGATCTGAGCACTACCGAATTGCTGCGCAGACGTTCACTTTTAGGGAGCTCGTGGCAGCGACAAGGAACTTCCGAGCTGATTGCCTTCTTGGTGAGGGTGGGTTTGGCCGCGTGTACAAAGGGTATCTGGAGAGTGTCAATCAG GTTGTTGCTATAAAGCAGCTTGACCGTAATGGATTACAAGGAAACAGGGAGTTTCTTGTCGAAGTTCTGATGCTGAGCTTGCTGCACCACCCAAATCTTGTCAGCCTTATTGGCCACTGTGCTGATGGTGATCAGAGACTTTTGGTTTACGAGTACATGCCTCTAGGTTCTCTGGAGGATCACCTTCATG ATCCTTCCCCAGATAAGACACGGCTTGACTGGAATACAAGGATGAAGATAGCTGCTGGCGCAGCTAAAGGGTTAGAGTATTTGCATGACAAAGCCAATCCTCCTGTCATATACCGCGACTTGAAATGTTCAAACATCTTGCTTGGAGTGGGGTATCACCCAAAGTTGTCTGATTTTGGATTGGCAAAGCTAGGCCCAGTTGGTGATAAAACACATGTTTCCACTAGAGTGATGGGTACATATGGATATTGCGCCCCGGAGTATGCCATGACTGGTCAGTTGACTTTAAAGTCAGATATTTATAGCTTTGGTGTTGTCCTTCTGGAGATCATAACAGGACGAAGGGCTATTGACAACACCCGAGCTGCGGGGGAGCAAAATCTTGTTGCATGG ATATCTGCCTCTTAG
- the LOC133892066 gene encoding probable serine/threonine-protein kinase PBL7 isoform X1 has product MDSCFPCLGGNKKKKPIEKPQIPPASDKAKLSSPSSVIKQDSLEVKKEATKKDIILSHGSEHYRIAAQTFTFRELVAATRNFRADCLLGEGGFGRVYKGYLESVNQVVAIKQLDRNGLQGNREFLVEVLMLSLLHHPNLVSLIGHCADGDQRLLVYEYMPLGSLEDHLHDPSPDKTRLDWNTRMKIAAGAAKGLEYLHDKANPPVIYRDLKCSNILLGVGYHPKLSDFGLAKLGPVGDKTHVSTRVMGTYGYCAPEYAMTGQLTLKSDIYSFGVVLLEIITGRRAIDNTRAAGEQNLVAWARPLFKDRRKFPLMADPALEGQCPSRGLYQALAVAAMCVQEQPSMRPLIGDVVTALTYLASQTYDTEAHGSHRSSRLVAPGTPPRTRRDTGRMSHGADQRGSG; this is encoded by the exons ATGGACAGCTGCTTCCCCTGCCTGGGTggaaacaagaagaagaagccgatAGAGAAGCCTCAGATCCCGCCCGCCTCAG ATAAAGCAAAATTGAGCTCGCCATCAAGTGTGATAAAGCAGGATTCGTTGGAGGTGAAGAAGGAAGCTACAAAGAAGGACATCATCTTGAGCCATGGATCTGAGCACTACCGAATTGCTGCGCAGACGTTCACTTTTAGGGAGCTCGTGGCAGCGACAAGGAACTTCCGAGCTGATTGCCTTCTTGGTGAGGGTGGGTTTGGCCGCGTGTACAAAGGGTATCTGGAGAGTGTCAATCAG GTTGTTGCTATAAAGCAGCTTGACCGTAATGGATTACAAGGAAACAGGGAGTTTCTTGTCGAAGTTCTGATGCTGAGCTTGCTGCACCACCCAAATCTTGTCAGCCTTATTGGCCACTGTGCTGATGGTGATCAGAGACTTTTGGTTTACGAGTACATGCCTCTAGGTTCTCTGGAGGATCACCTTCATG ATCCTTCCCCAGATAAGACACGGCTTGACTGGAATACAAGGATGAAGATAGCTGCTGGCGCAGCTAAAGGGTTAGAGTATTTGCATGACAAAGCCAATCCTCCTGTCATATACCGCGACTTGAAATGTTCAAACATCTTGCTTGGAGTGGGGTATCACCCAAAGTTGTCTGATTTTGGATTGGCAAAGCTAGGCCCAGTTGGTGATAAAACACATGTTTCCACTAGAGTGATGGGTACATATGGATATTGCGCCCCGGAGTATGCCATGACTGGTCAGTTGACTTTAAAGTCAGATATTTATAGCTTTGGTGTTGTCCTTCTGGAGATCATAACAGGACGAAGGGCTATTGACAACACCCGAGCTGCGGGGGAGCAAAATCTTGTTGCATGG GCCCGGCCCTTGTTCAAAGACAGGAGGAAGTTTCCCCTGATGGCAGACCCTGCACTTGAGGGTCAGTGTCCATCAAGGGGTTTGTACCAGGCCCTTGCTGTTGCTGCGATGTGTGTCCAAGAACAACCGAGCATGAGACCGCTGATCGGAGATGTTGTTACAGCTCTCACTTACCTTGCCTCCCAGACTTACGACACAGAAGCACACGGCAGCCATCGAAGTTCGCGTTTGGTGGCTCCCGGCACACCACCCCGGACTAGGCGGGACACTGGGAGAATGAGCCATGGTGCTGATCAAAGAGGAAGCGGCTAA
- the LOC133892068 gene encoding protein IN2-1 homolog B-like, with protein sequence MSSPPTSGGANKTQEEVLPPTLGSNSHPPNLFDGTTRLYISYICPYAQRVWVARNYKGLQDQIELVAIDLQDKPAWFLEKVFPAGKVPVLEHNGKVIGESLDLLRYLDANFEGPKLLPDDPAKQAFADELIHDSDSVIVALFKAGRAEGDTISDLVGPALDKIEESLGRFSDGPFLLGQSMSAVDIMYAPFVERFKDFFAAVKHYDMTEERPKLKAWIEELNKIDAYAATWGDRRVQLAAMMKKFGLEIPVA encoded by the exons ATGTCGTCTCCACCAACGTCCGG AGGAGCGAACAAGACACAGGAGGAGGTGCTTCCCCCAACCCTGGGTTCCAATTCTCACCCACCAAATCTCTTTGACGGCACAACAAG GCTCTACATATCCTACATATGCCCATACGCGCAGAGAGTCTGGGTTGCTAGGAACTACAAG GGGTTGCAAGACCAGATTGAACTGGTTGCGATTGATTTGCAAGACAAGCCCGCGTG GTTCCTTGAGAAAGTTTTCCCAGCGGGCAAG GTCCCCGTGCTGGAGCACAATGGCAAAGTCATAGGAGAGTCCTTGGATCTACTCAGGTACCTCGACGCCAACTTTGAAGGCCCCAAGCTGCTTCCTGAT GACCCTGCGAAGCAAGCTTTTGCTGATGAGTTGATCCATGACAGTGATTCTGTCATCGTAGCCTTGTTTAAGGCCGGCCGTGCTGAAGGAGATACAATCAGTGACCTAGTTG GTCCTGCTCTTGACAAGATCGAGGAGTCCCTGGGGCGTTTCTCTGACGGACCCTTTCTCCTGGGTCAGTCCATGAGCGCT GTTGATATAATGTATGCGCCGTTCGTTGAACGGTTCAAGGATTTCTTTGCTGCAGTGAAGCATTACGACATGACAGAAGAAAGGCCTAAACTCAAGGCATGGATCGAG GAGCTGAACAAGATAGATGCTTATGCAGCGACCTGGGGGGATCGCCGTGTGCAGCTGGCCGCCATGATGAAGAAGTTCGGG CTGGAAATCCCAGTAGCCTGA